The window GCAACGGGTGGCGATCGCTCGGGCGCTGGTTTATGAGCCACGCATTCTGTTGATGGACGAACCCCTCGGTGCCTTGGACAAAAAGCTGCGCGAAGACTTGCAAGATGAACTGCGCCAGCTGCATCGGCGTCTGGGCATCACCATCATCTACGTGACCCACGACCAGGAAGAAGCCATGCGTCTGTCTCAGCGCATCGCGATTTTCAGCCACGGCAAGATCGTTGGATTGGGCAGTGGTTTTGACCTTTATCAGAATCCGCCGAATGCTTTCGTTGCTTCGTTTCTGGGCAACTCCAACTTCCTCAAACTCAAGGCTCAGGGTAATGCGGTGGCTTCGTTTGAAGGTCAGCCTCTGTCGATTCGCCTGACCGCAGGGTTGCAGACCGATCAGGATGTTTTGCTGATGGTGCGGCCGGAGAAAGCGTTGGCCTTGAGCGTCGAGCAAGCCGCCCTGGAACCTTTGGCGGCGGGCTGGAATGAAGTGTCGGCCACGGTCGTTGAAGTGCTGTTTCTTGGCGAAAGCCAGACTTGCAGTGTGGTGACCTCGGGCGGCACATCGATGACCGTCAAGGCCCTCTCTGCCGCCGGTATGCCGCTCAAGGCTGGCGACCCGGTGCGAGTGCGCTGGGCGACGGCGGATGCGTGCGTGTACACCGAATGGGCGGAAAGCGATCTGAACAAGGCCGCTGGCGCGCATTAATGCAAAAGCCCACCCCGGTGGGTCCGGATTCGCGTATCACCCTCGGGTCACCACAGCGTCGGGCTGTGGTGACCTTTTTTTTGCCGAGCATTTTGGATCAAAGGAAGCTCACCTAAAATTCCCCGGCGACACTTCGTAAATAACGAATCATTGATAAGGAATAATCGATTTTTCTAAACCCTCATCCTCTCGCTAGCATGGCCCTGTCGGCTCCAGAATACGTCCAGCCAAGGAGAGCGACATGCAGCCCATAAGCATCGGCGAACCCTGGATGTGGGTCGCCTTCATCGTCTTCGTCGTCGCCATGCTGGCTTTGGATCTGTTTGTCTTCGGCGGGCGCAAGGCGCATCGGGTATCGTCGCGCGAGGCGACATGCTGGGTAATTGCCTGGTGCGCGCTGGCGCTGGTCTTTGCAGGATTGCTGCGCTGGTACTTGAATGATGAGCTCGGTCCCGAAATCGCCCAGCGCAAAATGCTGGAGTTCCTCACCGGTTACCTGATCGAACAGTCGCTGTCGATCGACAACATGTTCGTCTTCGTGATGATTTCCGGCTACTTCGCCGCGCCGCCGGAGTTGCAGCGCCGGATGTTGCTGTACGGTGTGCTCGGGGCAATCGTGATGCGGGGGGCGATGATTTTCGCCGGCGTGTGGCTGGTGTCGCAGTTCGCGTGGTTGCTGTATGTGTTCGGTGTGTTATTGATCATCACCGGGATCAAGATGCTGGCATTCGCGCATCAGCGGCCTGATCTCGAAAAAAACCCTATATTGCGCTGGATACGCGGCCATCTGCGTGTCACTGGTGAGTTTCATGGCGAACGTTTTTTTGTGGTGCAAGACGGTCGACTCTGGGCGACGCCATTGTTTCTGGTACTTGTGCTGATCGAAGCCAGCGACCTGATGTTCGCGATCGACAGCATCCCGGCGATCTTCGCTATCACCACCGATCCGTTCATTGTGTTCACATCGAACATCTTCGCAATCATGGGCTTGCGGGCGCTGTACTTCCTGCTGGCCGACATGGCTGACCGCTTTCACTTGCTCAAATATGGTTTGGCGATCGTACTGGTGTTCATCGGCACCAAGATGACGCTGATGCCGTGGTTTCACCTGCCAGTTGAATGGTCGCTGGCGATTGTCGGCGGGATCATTCTGACTTCGGTGCTGTTGAGCCTTATCTTGCCCCCCAAGGAAGATCGAATGCGATCCCTGTAGGGTCAGTCCGTGTATCCCCACCGCGCAGCTCTGCTCTGCCGGGTTTGCCCGCGTGTAGCCAGGCAGTAATACAACGGACACGTCACCACCAGCCCCACCAGCCACGAAAGATCCGCACCCTCGACCAGGTTGGCGTAGGGCCCGACATACAACGAAGTATTGGCAAACGGCAACTGCACAAGGATGCCGATGAAGTACGCAACGATTGCATGCGGATTGAAACGCCCATAAATCCCGCCATCCGCCCGAAAGATCGATGCGATGTCGTAGCTGCCGCGCTTGATCACATAAA of the Pseudomonas frederiksbergensis genome contains:
- a CDS encoding ABC transporter ATP-binding protein yields the protein MSAVIKDSAQQNDKPLVSLRNLNKYYGDFAAVDDISLDIKDGEFLTFLGSSGSGKSTTLSMLAGFETPSSGEIQVNGQSLVNVPPHKRDIGMVFQRYSLFPHLSVRENIAFPLAIRKLAASERERRVDAMLKLVQLEQFAHRRPSQLSGGQQQRVAIARALVYEPRILLMDEPLGALDKKLREDLQDELRQLHRRLGITIIYVTHDQEEAMRLSQRIAIFSHGKIVGLGSGFDLYQNPPNAFVASFLGNSNFLKLKAQGNAVASFEGQPLSIRLTAGLQTDQDVLLMVRPEKALALSVEQAALEPLAAGWNEVSATVVEVLFLGESQTCSVVTSGGTSMTVKALSAAGMPLKAGDPVRVRWATADACVYTEWAESDLNKAAGAH
- a CDS encoding TerC family protein: MQPISIGEPWMWVAFIVFVVAMLALDLFVFGGRKAHRVSSREATCWVIAWCALALVFAGLLRWYLNDELGPEIAQRKMLEFLTGYLIEQSLSIDNMFVFVMISGYFAAPPELQRRMLLYGVLGAIVMRGAMIFAGVWLVSQFAWLLYVFGVLLIITGIKMLAFAHQRPDLEKNPILRWIRGHLRVTGEFHGERFFVVQDGRLWATPLFLVLVLIEASDLMFAIDSIPAIFAITTDPFIVFTSNIFAIMGLRALYFLLADMADRFHLLKYGLAIVLVFIGTKMTLMPWFHLPVEWSLAIVGGIILTSVLLSLILPPKEDRMRSL